Genomic window (Stenotrophomonas maltophilia):
CGTAGGTGGCATGGGCGGATCATGCCATGGGTTTGGAGCGGGTGGTGGTGAAGACCATCCACGCATGGCGTGGATCTACCTCAAGGCTTCCCCATCCAACCCCAGGTCCCACGCCAGACCCAGCAGCGCGTCGTCCGTGCGGGACAGGGCAGGGCGCGCATCGGCCAGCTGCTGCAGTTCGCGGATCTCCTCGCGGGCCACCTCTTCCAGCTGCTGCAGCTGCTCACGCACGCTCGCGTTGCGCGGGCGCTCGGTGTCGGTGAGGGAGGGCAGGGCGCGGATCAGGGTCATGGTGCGTGTACAGGATGCATCCAACGGCGGGTCACAGGCAAAGGCCCCGGAAGAACCGGGGCCTTGCGGGCTGCCGGTGGCGGCAGCGGACATCAGGATCAGAACAGCTCGACGGTACCAGCGCCCATGCTCTGCTGGGCAACCGGCTTGTGCGGCGGGCGCTCCCATTCGCTGCGCAGTTCGCGCAGGCGGCTGCCGGTGCGCTGCAGGGCGGTGGCGATCTCTTCGTCGAACACCCCGCCATTGCGGTGCAGCAGTTCCTGCAGGGCCACCGCCTCGCGGTTGATCGCGGTCAGGCGGTCCAGGTGGGTGTGCACGCCGCCCAGGGCCTGAGTGGCGATGTCTTCGAACTGCAGGGCGCGCACGGCCTCGGCCACGCTGCCATCGATCGAACGGGCGCACTCGGAGACTTCGCGCATGCCGTCGCCCAGCGAGGCATTGATCTGCGCGACGTTGTCGAGCATCGCCGCTGCTTCCTGGCGCGCTTCGCGGGAGCGGTCCATGTCACGCGAGGCCATGTGCGAGACCGTCTCGCGCACCTTGGCGATGGCGTCCTTGGAGCTGTGCGCCAGCTTGCGGATCTGCTCGTTGAAGGTGGTCGAGCGCTCGGACAGGTTACGCACTTCGTCGGCCACCACCGCGAAGCCACGACCGGCTTCACCGGCACGCGCGGCTTCAATGGCAGCGTTCAGGGCC
Coding sequences:
- a CDS encoding methyl-accepting chemotaxis protein, whose translation is MYSRIFIRLAAPLALTLLLPFAIGFEWPAALRWAILTTMTLSWLGFAWWTTRAQAHRSPEHARVLREQDQLLTELRNFVGNEIDGSRGEVERARDLIRQAVSSLGGSFDAMNRKSRQQSQALSRIVDRAGDEGNAGLDVARFAQHASHRMEQLVEALEQVSGQSSTTVQHIDQMAQHLDGIFALLEDVKSIADQTNLLALNAAIEAARAGEAGRGFAVVADEVRNLSERSTTFNEQIRKLAHSSKDAIAKVRETVSHMASRDMDRSREARQEAAAMLDNVAQINASLGDGMREVSECARSIDGSVAEAVRALQFEDIATQALGGVHTHLDRLTAINREAVALQELLHRNGGVFDEEIATALQRTGSRLRELRSEWERPPHKPVAQQSMGAGTVELF